In the genome of Amaranthus tricolor cultivar Red isolate AtriRed21 chromosome 15, ASM2621246v1, whole genome shotgun sequence, one region contains:
- the LOC130801553 gene encoding F-box protein At5g07610-like codes for MEIDKFSKSSFRQFPFDDDEQYLSTDSIDFDHRLTKALYPLISDHDFQSYYSVIFPSIYSLVLIPKHTPHSQKPRLEYVSNTQTQTQVGKLSFLESLDVQIVHSCNGMFLVMSQSSQSYYICNPRTRRLELLPSLTSIAGNFALNLAYGPYTLPYYKVICVKKQEHKSSIHQISIYSSKTRDWTSLGKPFVAQGDIDFSRGVFSNGSMHWMRRARKGLYLNLEDEVLREMPNPPLEEGYPLASCEYFGESQGHIFYLIGSPQLCFLKLFEMREDYMGWFLRVVIDLKALAVDFPIMGRRSNNPHPIFPRFECDVLSVIRGFDDEDLEILLSIPGEVITYNHVKKSARKLCDSRIKAEDRQVWYRVYASYRLF; via the coding sequence ATGGAAATAGATAAATTTAGTAAATCAAGTTTTCGTCAATTTCCCTTTGATGATGATGAGCAATACTTATCAACTGATAGCATCGATTTTGATCATCGACTAACAAAAGCCTTGTATCCTCTCATATCCGACCATGATTTCCAATCATATTACTCCGTTATTTTCCCTTCTATATATTCCCTTGTGTTGATTCCTAAACATACCCCACACTCACAAAAACCTCGGTTAGAGTATGTATCGAACACACAAACTCAAACCCAAGTCGGAAAATTATCCTTTCTCGAGAGCTTAGATGTTCAAATTGTTCATTCTTGCAATGGTATGTTCCTCGTTATGTCACAATCATCCCAATCATACTACATATGTAATCCAAGAACTCGTCGCCTAGAGTTACTTCCTAGTTTAACTTCCATTGCGGGCAATTTTGCACTAAATCTTGCTTATGGCCCTTACACTTTACCTTATTACAAGGTGATTTGTGTCAAAAAACAAGAACACAAAAGTTCGATTCACCAAATATCTATATACTCCTCTAAAACCCGAGATTGGACCTCCCTAGGCAAACCTTTTGTTGCACAAGGGGATATAGATTTTTCTCGTGGGGTGTTTAGCAATGGGTCGATGCATTGGATGAGACGTGCTAGAAAAGGGCTATACTTGAATTTGGAAGACGAAGTTCTAAGAGAAATGCCGAACCCTCCCTTAGAGGAAGGGTATCCCTTGGCTAGTTGCGAGTATTTTGGGGAGTCGCAAGGCCATATTTTTTACCTTATTGGCTCACCGCAATTGTGCTTTCTAAAGCTTTTCGAGATGAGGGAAGACTATATGGGATGGTTTTTGAGAGTTGTGATTGATTTAAAGGCCTTGGCAGTGGATTTTCCGATCATGGGTCGCAGGTCTAACAATCCTCATCCTATTTTCCCGCGGTTTGAGTGTGATGTGCTATCTGTTATTCGGGGTTTTGATGACGAGGATTTAGAAATTTTGCTGTCAATACCTGGTGAAGTGATTACTTACAATCATGTGAAGAAATCTGCTAGGAAGTTATGTGATTCAAGGATAAAGGCGGAGGATCGACAAGTGTGGTATAGGGTTTATGCTTCTTATCGACTGTTTTAG
- the LOC130800931 gene encoding F-box protein At5g07610-like: MEHNIHTTICKMEDSITDLQFDPTSAEKIAENEDLAKEIFIHLPATHLASCLQVSKLWRSFISNQTFVSRHNFVHPPSLSGLFLIPRQITQHPGVHFLSLNPRNPNVHVHPFTNFLNSRSFQIIHSCNGLLLCQSGVSRYYVCNPSTRQSRILPRCSYMEQDQYALNLAFDPLTSPEYKIVCVQKLENQHTFYRIAIYSSETRDWSLLQKPYSAPNDVNFKNGVFCHGAIHWSTTTYGGRGVYLKLNTNIITEMPIAPTHDEESQSQYKFKYFGKSEECLLYIISRPLLNHYIAFKLKEDYSGWELKFRLNLNVLIPKFPAIARHFGFHPLFTEYECDVLCINGAGIDKDVEIVLSIPGEIIFFNLKKKSSIEVRDPVFRSCDVTIWIVFTPIAPFEAKFMGQRE; the protein is encoded by the exons ATGGAGCATAATATTCATACCACAATCTGCAAGATGGAGGATTCAATTACTGACCTCCAGTTCGACCCAACATCTGCTGAAAAAATTGCAGAAAATGAGGACTTAGCAAAGGAGATTTTCATTCATCTACCCGCGACCCATCTTGCTTCATGTCTACAGGTCTCAAAATTGTGGCGATCTTTCATCTCGAATCAGACATTTGTTTCCAGGCACAATTTTGTTCATCCCCCTTCATTATCTGGCCTGTTTTTGATCCCAAGACAAATTACCCAACATCCTGGAGTTCATTTTCTATCCCTTAACCCGAGAAACCCTAATGTTCATGTTCATCCCTTCACGAACTTTCTTAATTCCAGAAGTTTCCAAATCATCCACTCGTGTAATGGACTTTTGCTGTGTCAATCAGGGGTGTCGCGTTACTATGTGTGCAATCCTTCAACGCGTCAATCGAGGATCCTTCCTCGTTGTTCTTACATGGAACAAGATCAGTACGCGCTCAATTTAGCTTTTGATCCTCTTACTTCACCTGAGTATAAGATTGTTTGTGTGCAAAAGCTCGAAAATCAGCACACATTCTACCGAATAGCCATTTATTCATCTGAAACTCGCGATTGGAGTCTCCTTCAAAAGCCCTATTCTGCACCAAATGATGTAAACTTCAAAAATGGAGTATTCTGTCACGGCGCAATTCATTGGTCGACAACCACATACGGAGGAAGAGGAgtatatttaaaattgaatacgAACATAATAACAGAAATGCCAATAGCTCCAACGCATGACGAGgaatcacaatcacaatacAAATTCAAGTATTTCGGGAAATCCGAAGAATGTTTGCTTTACATAATTTCTCGTCCTCTTCTAAACCACTATATAGCGTTTAAATTGAAGGAGGATTATTCGGGATGGGAATTGAAGTTTCGGCTTAATTTGAATGTGTTGATACCTAAATTTCCGGCCATAGCCAGGCACTTCGGGTTTCATCCATTGTTCACTGAGTATGAATGTGATGTGTTGTGTATTAATGGTGCAGGGATCGATAAAGATGTGGAAATTGTGTTGTCCATACCAGGTGAAATCATATTTTTCAATCTTAAGAAGAAAAGTTCAATAGAAGTTAGAGATCCTGTTTTTCGTTCTTGTGATGTAACCATTTG GATT GTTTTCACACCAATTGCGCCCTTTGAGGCAAAATTCATGGGACAAAGGGAGTAA